The Candidatus Cloacimonas sp. genome contains the following window.
GAGCACATGCTTTACACGCATGTGGTCGGGGGTTCGAGTCCCTTAGCGCCCACCATTTTTATTTTATGGCAGAAAATAGATTAAGGCAACAAGTGGTAAGGAATGAAAATCGCAGTTACAGGTGCTAACGGATTTGTAGGTAGTAACTTAGTTAAGCACTTTATTTCTCCGGCTAATGAAGTTAAAGCTATCATTCGTGCCAATGCTTCCACTGCCTTGATTCCGCGTGACGCACATATCGTAAGAGTGGATTATAATGATGTTCCTTCCCTTCTTTCTGCATTCACCGGTATAGATATAATAATTCACAATGCGGGAAAAACCAAGGCACTTGATGCCGAACAAATGTTCAATACTAATTTGGGAATAGCTGAAAAAGTAATTGAAGCGGTCAATAGAATTTCCGAGCAGTTGCAAATAATTTATCTAAGTTCCCAGGCAGCATCCCGTCCCAGCGTTAATAATATCCCTGTAAAAGAAGATGAACCGAGCGCACCTTTAACCTCTTACGGAAAAAGTAAATTGGCTGCAGAACAGGCATTCAGGGAAAAGTGCCGGAAAAATTACACTATTATTCGCCCCTGTTCCCTATACGGTTGTGGTGATAAGGATTTTTTGCAGCTTTTTAAAATGGTGGATAGAGGTTTTAGTTTCAAAATCGGGCATCGGGATAAGCTGTTAAATATGCTTTATATTTCTGAATTATGTAGTTTTATTGAGCTTTGTTTACATAATCCCGCGGCTTATTTTCAAACCTTTTTTGCTACCGATGGACAGGTCTATAAACAAAGCGATATTTTTACTTCCATTGCCAACGCCCTGAATAAACATCCACTGCAAATTACGATTCCGGAAAAGTTAGCCAAAGCTGTTTTTTACACAGGAGACCTCTACGGGCATCTTTTCCATAAAGAAGTGGTTGCCAATAAAGAGAAGATGAAAGAAATTCTGGCAGATAGCTGGCTGGCTGATATTAGTAAAGCCAGGAACATATTAGGATGGCAACCTGAAGCAAATTTGGCAAAAAATATAAAGGAGACCGCAACTTGTTATCGCACTTTGGGTTGGCTTTAATTTTCGGGGTTCTTATTCTGCCTTTAGGGGCTCAGGAAGTATTGGCTTCCGAAAATTTATCCGTAACTGATACGACTGCAATCAGCTCCAAGCAAATAGATAAAACGGAAATTGAAAATTGGATTTTAGCAAACAGAATTGATCTGGAGGAATCGGTTTTCAGTTCTGCTCCTTTACAGTTAGACCTCGGCGATTTATATCATAACGGCTATTTTTATTTGGGACGATATAATTTGGCGATGCCGGAAAGAAACGGTTTTGAGACATTCTCCGGTATTTTCTCCCCCGCTTTATACTATGCTTCGTTCAATTCGCTATATCCTTTTAAGGACTATCGCGGAACTGTAAATTTTACGAATAGAACCTATCCTTTTGCTCCTGTTCTTACTTCTGTGGATGCAGCTCTGGGTGATTACGATCATCATTATGCCCGAATTAACTTTGCTAAAAATGAACTATTTTCTTATTCGGAATTGGAATATCAGGGTGATTTACTATCCCAAAACGGTTTATGGTCAGATATAATATCTGCCGAGACCTCAATGAAACATCGTCTTTCCCGAAACGGAAAATTATTCAGCTGGGAAACCGAATATGCCAGCTGGAATAAAGATATTGCGATGAATGAACTGCTGCCGGTTTATTGGCAGCTGACAAATTTCAAAATTGCTTATAAATTGCAGCAGTTTTATGCAGCAGTTGGTTTACCCTGGCTAAAACTGAAAATGCTGCAGGAATCCGAAACCGCCTCTGCCACTGTTTTTGCTGAAAAATATAACCGCCAGTCAACCCGAATGCAACTAAACTCTGCTCAAAATTTTAATCTTTGGCAGTATCAGGCAATTTATGAACACTGCTGGAATAAAGGTGATAATGCCTTCAGCGGATTCTATAACGCTGAATTTTATGAGGATAAACTTGCTTTTTATTGCCGGATAAATAGCCCTTTACAAATAGACCTTAAAGGCGATTGGCTAAACTGGAAACGCGGCAGGTTATTCTCCGATGTCAGCTATTCTACAAGGACTTTTACTTTGGGTGCAAATTATTCCCGCTTGCTTGGAGAAGACCCTTCTCCTCTAAAAGTGAAAAACATTTATAATGCCTCAGAGGAATTGGATTTGATTGACATAGCTATGCGCCGTCAAGTATCTCTATACTGCAGTTGTAACTTTTTGCCTCTTAAGCCGTTAGTTTCCTTAGGAATTAAAGACATTGAACAAAAAGCGGATAGTACCTGGCTCAATGTTAAAGAGCAACAACCCTTTCTGCGTCTGACTATGAATGCTGATTTTTCCTGGAAAAACTGGGAATTTAATGCCCGTCCTGAATGGATAATCAGCAAATATTATGATAACTTAACGGAAAATCCCGAATACCGGTTCCAAAGCGTGCAACAGATAAAATATCATTTATTATATAATAACGCTATTGTGGCAGGTTGTGGATTTTACGGCAGCTCCGGATACTATGCTGCTAATGCTGTAAATCCTGTTTTAATTGAAGCATCCACGGTTTTTGATGTTTGGGCTGGAGTTGACATAAGCCGCTATTTTCAAATTCGTGCCGGATTTAAAAATATAAATTCCTCTTCCCTATATGGAGCTTATCCTGTTCCCGTTTCGGTTTTTGCCAAAGTTTTGTGGTTGTATTTGAATTAAAAAAAGTGCGGGAGTGCATAAGTGCTGGAGTGCAGGAGTGTTGGAGTGCTGGAGTTATTTGTAAAATGGCAAGTTATACTGTTTCTCTTGATTCTTTTATCCAGCCGGCAATGTAAATTCTTCATCCTATCCGCATTCTGGTTATTCTCAGTGTCTTCAGGAAAAAAAATAACCGAGGCATTGATGTGCTTGACAAAAATGCACTATTTATTTTGTATTGAATTTATTCAATAAATGAGGTTAACTAATAGGAAAATGAGAATATTTGAAACACACGCTCATCTGGATCATCCCGATTTTGATGCTGATAGAGAGACCATTATCAGTAAATGTTTTAGCAGCGGGATTGAATATATCATCAATGTCGCTTCCAATAAGGAAACCGCTTTCAGCTCTTTAGAACTGGCTAAAAAGCATTTGCATATATTTGCTACAGTTGGTTTTCACCCGCACGACGCAATGGATTTTGATGCGGAAGTAGTAAAAAAACTGGCGCGGGAAAAAAAGGTTTTGGCTATCGGAGAAATCGGATTGGATTTTTTTCGGAATTTATCCCCTTTTACTGTTCAGCGTGAGGTCTTTGATAATCAGGCACATTTAGCGATGCAATATGATTTACCGGTAATTGTTCACGATAGAGATGCTCACCAGGAATGTTTTAATATTCTTAAAAAGAACGGTGTGAAAGAGGCGGTCTTTCATTGTTTTACCGGTGATATTGTCTTTGCTCAACAGGTCTTGGATGAGGGTTGGATGATATCTTTTACCGGTAATATCACTTATGCCAATTCCAAACTGGATGATGTTATTCGTTTAGTGCCTTTGGATAGATTTATGGTAGAAACGGATAGTCCCTATCTGCCTCCCCATCCGCATAGAGGAAAAAGAAATTCTCCTTTATACCTGCCTTTAGTGGTGGGAAAAATTGCCGAAGTAAAAGAAATCAGTCCCAATGAAGTAGCCGAGCATTCTTTTGCCAATGCTTATCGTTTTTTCCGTATTCCTCCTGATCCTGTGAAGGCATCACATAAAAAAGCTGGACACAAGAAAGCTTAGTTATCTTTTGATTAAGTATATAGTTATGATTTAAGAGTTAAAGGATATATAATGAAAAAGACAGTTATCATTATCTGTTGCATACTATTAGCCATATCTCTGCAAGCGGGAAATTCCATTTTCGCTTTCTATGGTTTTCCTGTGCGAAATTACGGTAGAGACATTTACAGTATGGGAATGGGTGATACCGGAGCAAGTGATATTTTCCGCATTAATACTGGTTACGCTAATCCCGCAATGCACAATAGAAATAACTACACTCTGTTTTCTACTGGAATGATGATGGGTTATACAAAATACCAATCCGATTTGGAAGGTGAGAAACACAGTTACAGGGATGATGCTTTGGATTTTCCCTATTTCAACATCAGCATCCCGATAAATAGACATCGGCTCGGAATTCAATTTAATTCCTTAGCTTCCGGATTAGCTACCAATCAGAGAACTCTTTCTGATGGCTCTGTAGAATCGCAAACCAGCGACAAATATCTATATAAAGCCGATCTGATATATAGTTACAGCTTTAAAGATGTTAACCTGGGAATTAGTGCCAACTACTATTTCGGCCACGATAAGCGCTATTTTTCTCAGACGGGAAACTATTCTACTTTTGATACGCGGGAATCTCTGTTGATGGATTTTAAGAACCCCAGCTTTACAATTGGAGCCATCAAAATCTTTGATAAATACAGCATTGGCGCTCATTACTGTGCTCCCGTAAACCTGAAAGGTGAACTGATTCGTAGCTGCATTCACAATACTGAACCTGCCAAGGATTATGAGTATAAGCTTTCAGAACAGTATTGTGTAAGCACAACCGTTAAACCATTAAAACAATTTAAAATAGCTGCGGATATCAGTTTTGAACCCTGGAGCTCCATTTCCGATAGCTATAGAGATTGTTACAAAGCCGGTATAGGATTAGCTTATGAACCCGATACTAAAATTCATAAAAAGATATTTGTGAAGTTGCCTCTTAGAATTGGCGGCTCAATGCGTCAGCTGCCTTTTCGTGATAAAGATGGCAATGATATAGATGAAACAGCAATTAGCTGTGGCTTAACGCTTCCCTTAAAAAATGAGGTGGATAGAATTGATCTTGGTCTTCAATATCTGCAAAGAGGTGATTTGGCTAAAAATAAGCTTAGTGATAATTCGTTGATGCTGATGATTGGTTTCACCGGTTTTGACATTATCAGTAAAGCTGTGGATAGAACTTCTCCGCGTTATATACCTGAAAAAGAGGATGTTGAATGAAACAAGATGATGCAAGCAGTAATCAATGTTCTTCTAACGATTTAATATCCCAAATAATTAAGGCACGCGGATATGATGCTCAGTCATTGATAACAGACCTTAATCTGCTTCCCGATGAAACTCTTTTTGCCAATATTGACAAGGTGGAAAACAGAATTCGCACCGCCCTGTATGCTAACGAACCCCTGGTAATTTTTGGTCATGATGATCCCGATGGGATAACCAGCACCTTTATTTTGTATAACTTTCTTACTTCCTGCGGTTATCAAAAACACTGTTATTATATTCCCAATCGCAATCTCTTTCCTCATGGCATTCAAAGCGATTTTATAAACTTTGTTCGGGAAAAAGGTATTCGTTTAATTATTACAGTAGATAATGGTATTGCCGCTTACGATGGAGTAACCCAACTAAATGCAATGGGTTGCGAAGTAATCATAACAGATCATCATATCGTGCAACCGGATGTTTTGCCACCCGCATATACAATTATGAATCCTCAGCTGCCGGAATGTCAATATCCCTTCAAACAACTGGCAGGAGCAGGCGTTGTTTTAATGTTAATC
Protein-coding sequences here:
- a CDS encoding NAD-dependent epimerase/dehydratase family protein; this translates as MKIAVTGANGFVGSNLVKHFISPANEVKAIIRANASTALIPRDAHIVRVDYNDVPSLLSAFTGIDIIIHNAGKTKALDAEQMFNTNLGIAEKVIEAVNRISEQLQIIYLSSQAASRPSVNNIPVKEDEPSAPLTSYGKSKLAAEQAFREKCRKNYTIIRPCSLYGCGDKDFLQLFKMVDRGFSFKIGHRDKLLNMLYISELCSFIELCLHNPAAYFQTFFATDGQVYKQSDIFTSIANALNKHPLQITIPEKLAKAVFYTGDLYGHLFHKEVVANKEKMKEILADSWLADISKARNILGWQPEANLAKNIKETATCYRTLGWL
- a CDS encoding TatD family hydrolase, which gives rise to MRIFETHAHLDHPDFDADRETIISKCFSSGIEYIINVASNKETAFSSLELAKKHLHIFATVGFHPHDAMDFDAEVVKKLAREKKVLAIGEIGLDFFRNLSPFTVQREVFDNQAHLAMQYDLPVIVHDRDAHQECFNILKKNGVKEAVFHCFTGDIVFAQQVLDEGWMISFTGNITYANSKLDDVIRLVPLDRFMVETDSPYLPPHPHRGKRNSPLYLPLVVGKIAEVKEISPNEVAEHSFANAYRFFRIPPDPVKASHKKAGHKKA